One Belonocnema kinseyi isolate 2016_QV_RU_SX_M_011 chromosome 6, B_treatae_v1, whole genome shotgun sequence genomic region harbors:
- the LOC117175308 gene encoding uncharacterized protein LOC117175308 — MANEQLVILNKKKGTIKGQIANFKNFLAKYREEEPDAIKLGLHLQRLKNTSKKFDDIQDQIELLDTETPHIDLGLDRYAIQDDYLLASTQPADQSTGTIDRTLDIQQTKRRVKLPLATLPTFSGRYEEWLAFRGSFTSLIHDQTDLTNVEKLQYLKSALKADAAQKISVFSITEENYNRVWQLLEKTYQDTRLIISRHLSLILRLPVQEKQTSEVLIKLSDDTQHHMLSLASLGVKISKEILVQNIDEKLHKTTLEKWDNTLKPNELPRLDDMLEFLYRTATRLSQRESQNKNLSKDTSSTPASFGSQRNTKTAFLTSTI, encoded by the coding sequence ATGGCAAACGAGCAGCTtgttattctaaacaaaaagaaggGTACTATCAAGGGTCAAATagctaattttaaaaactttttggccAAATATCGTGAAGAAGAACCGGATGCAATAAAATTAGGTTTGcatttgcaaagattaaaaaatacttctaaaaagTTTGACGATATACAGGATCAAATCGAGTTGTTAGACACAGAGACACCCCATATCGATCTTGGCCTCGACCGTTATGCCATTCAGGATGATTATCTTTTAGCATCAACGCAACCAGCAGATCAATCTACAGGTACTATAGATCGTACTTTGGACATTCAACAGACAAAGCGCAGGGTAAAGTTGCCACTGGCTACATTGCCAACCTTTAGCGGTCGTTATGAAGAGTGGCTTGCTTTCAGGGGTTCCTTTACATCCTTGATACATGATCAAACGGATTTAACTAATGTAGAAAAACTCCAATATTTAAAATCAGCACTTAAAGCTGATGCAGCACAAAAAATATCCGTTTTTTCGATaactgaagaaaattataatcgcGTGTGGCAACTCTTAGAAAAAACATACCAAGACACACGTTTAATCATTTCCCGACATCTTAGTTTAATTCTGCGTCTGCCTGTCCAAGAAAAGCAAACCTCCGAAGTTTTAATAAAGTTATCTGATGACACACAACATCACATGTTATCACTAGCTTCATTAGGCGTAAAGATCTCAAAAGAAATTCTAGTTCAAAACATTGatgaaaaattgcataaaacGACATTAGAAAAATGGGACAACACCCTAAAGCCAAACGAACTCCCTAGACTCGATGATATGTTGGAATTCTTATACAGAACAGCCACTCGTTTATCTCAGCGAGAATCTCAGAATAAAAATCTCAGCAAAGACACAAGTAGCACACCAGCCAGTTTTGGAAGCCAAAGGAACACAAAAACAGCTTTCCTAACATCGACTATATAA
- the LOC117175309 gene encoding uncharacterized protein LOC117175309, translating into MSAKFILNDLWKFGPDWLHREESTWPTIEIPLSNKFPGFKKKFCLNTLPNSELFNSSMPQSQQHPMVLPRSSHIPGLIILNEHLENKHAGIQTTLYAIRRRFWPLDGRSQVRKIIRKCIRCIRVNPSTAEYLMGNFPSIRITQARPFSNVGVDYCGPFYIKEKKICNRSRVKVCVPIFICLVAKAVHLEVVSDMTTEGFLAALRRFTARRGRPNIHNERASHVLSDQGVKWRFIPPLSPHFGAIWEATVKVFKHHFKRVIGDVLFTFEELNMFTIEVEAILNSHPFTPISRDPNDMLALTPGHFIIGDSLTNLPQVDLTSA; encoded by the exons ATGTccgcaaaatttattttaaatgatctttGGAAGTTTGGTCCAGATTGGCTTCACCGTGAAGAATCTACTTGGCCTACAATCGAAATTCCATTATCAAATAAATTCCCCgggtttaagaaaaaattctgcTTAAACACTCTTCCGAATTCAGAACTCTTTAACTCATCCATGCCTCAATCTCAACAGCATCCCATGGTCTTGCCACGATCAAGCCACATCCCTGGGCTAATAATTCTCAACGAGCATTTGGAAAACAAACACGCCGGGATACAAACAACGTTGTATGCCATACGCCGACGATTTTGGCCCCTCGATGGCCGAAGTCAAGTGCGAAAGATCATTCGTAAATGTATCAGATGCATCCGTGTAAATCCGTCGACAGCTGAATACTTAATGGGAAACTTTCCAAGCATTAGAATAACACAAGCGCGTCCATTTAGTAACGTTGGAGTCGATTATTGTGGTCCATtttacataaaagaaaaaaaaatttgcaatcgaTCACGAGTCAAGGTTTGCGTCCCAATTTTCATCTGTCTCGTCGCTAAGGCAGTGCATCTCGAAGTGGTTAGTGACATGACCACCGAAGGTTTCCTAGCTGCTCTACGTAGATTTACAGCTCGACGTGGAAGGCCTAAT ATCCACAATGAAAGGGCTTCTCACGTCCTTAGTGACCAAGGGGTTAAATGGAGATTCATTCCCCCTTTATCGCCTCACTTTGGAGCAATATGGGAAGCTACGGTTAAGGTATTCAAACATCATTTTAAACGTGTCATAGGTGATGTCCTTTTTACCTTTGAGGAACTTAATATGTTTACCATCGAAGTCGAAGCGATCCTAAATTCACACCCTTTCACACCTATTTCTCGTGATCCAAACGACATGCTTGCTCTCACTCCTGGTCATTTCATAATAGGTGACTCTCTCACAAATCTACCACAGGTGGATCTCACTTCAGCATGA